In Deltaproteobacteria bacterium, the DNA window AACCGTGGGACTGGGAGGGTACCAGGCCGGATTCCTCCAAAGGAATTACCGTGCCGCCATATTTACCCGATACAGAGGAGATTCGCCAGGAGCTTGCCAAGTTTCAAGGCAACGTCAAACGTTTCGATCAGGGGCTTGGACAACTGCTCGACCTTCTGGAAAAACACGGTTTTGTGGATAATACAATCCTGATGGTCACAACGGATCACGGTGTCTCAGTTCCTTTAGCCAAGGCCACTCTGTACGATCCTGGCATTAAGACGATGCTGTTTATGCGCTATCCCAAGGGCGGCTGGCCGGCCGGTCTGAGGTTGAGTGAGATGATCAGTAACGTGGATATACTTCCAACCTTACTAGAGGCCTGCCAGATTGACGTTCCCGACAATATCCATGGCCGCAGTTTTCTGGGGTTATTGACCGGCCGCGACTACGAGCCGAACAGGTATATCTTTTCTGAAAAAACATTCCATACGCGTTATGATCCCATGCGTTCGATCAGGACAAACAGGTTTAAATATATTCAATATTTTGAAAAGTCCAGCTTGATCGAGATACCCGCGGCCTGCGTTACCTGGAAAGGTGTCAGGATCATGCGTCGTCATTGGTGTGAGCTTTTTGACCTGGAAAAAGATCCAAACGAGACAAAGAATCTCGCTCAAGACCCTGAATACGAAGCCACTTTAGTTGAGCTGCGGCAGCGTCTGGCCAGGTGGATGAAGGAAACGAACGACCCGCTTCTGGACGGACCAGTGGCCAGCCCTTTCTACTATCGGTCTATGCAGAGGCTGAAGGATGCCCTGTAAAGCAACGTCCCCCTTGCGTTC includes these proteins:
- a CDS encoding sulfatase yields the protein MNNKPNIILLITHDTGEHISPYGITTVDTPNCERLAREAVLFENSFCTAPQCSPSRASLVTGRFPHTNGVMGLSHADLAWAFHEDEKPAAKLLASAGYDTWLLGMQHETRDPNTLGFDVVDLGFSILDLPEHMEPLLIGRDRTKPLYCQIGCFETHQPWDWEGTRPDSSKGITVPPYLPDTEEIRQELAKFQGNVKRFDQGLGQLLDLLEKHGFVDNTILMVTTDHGVSVPLAKATLYDPGIKTMLFMRYPKGGWPAGLRLSEMISNVDILPTLLEACQIDVPDNIHGRSFLGLLTGRDYEPNRYIFSEKTFHTRYDPMRSIRTNRFKYIQYFEKSSLIEIPAACVTWKGVRIMRRHWCELFDLEKDPNETKNLAQDPEYEATLVELRQRLARWMKETNDPLLDGPVASPFYYRSMQRLKDAL